The Rhodococcus antarcticus DNA segment GACCACCCCGAAGGAACGCCCGCCCACGGACCACTCCTCGAGGTTCATCTCGCGCCCGCGGCGGGCGCGAAGGCCCAGCGCGAGGGCGACGACCAGGCCGGCGCCGAGGACGACGAGTGCGACGTTCATGAGGTGGCCACCTCGTCGTCGGGGAGCTGCGGCCCACGATTCGCGGGGTCGAGGGCGTAGACGATGGCCAGCAGCCCGCTGGTCGCGACCACCCACAGCACTATCCACGCCATCAGGAAGGGCAACCCGAGCACGTACGGCTCCGTCCGGTTCGCGAAGCCCGCACCACCAAGGATGCCGAGGAACGGCAAGCTGGCGAGTCCCACCCTCAACAGTCGGGTTCGATCCGGCGGCGACTCGACCGCAGACGCGCCACGTTCCACCGAATCCGTCATCGAGACCTCCATGTTTCGTGTCGGTACCGAACGAGCTGCACACACTGCATTCCCCTCGGCACCACTGTGTCAAGACCGAGCACAGAATTGCCTGCGAGGCCCGGCCGGTCAGGGCCCGTTGTGGAACGTCGACGTGGGGTCCGGGCGTTGTCGCTGCGCCCGGGGGACACCTTGGGACCGGTTGGAGTGCACCTGTTGCGGGTCGGTGGCCTACCCGGCCCGCCGCTGGCTGGTCACCGCGGGGTGGAGCACGGCCCCGGAGCTGGTCCCCGCGGAACGTGAGCTCTACGCGGTCAGGGCGGTGGCCACGGGTGTGCCCCTGCCGGCAGGCGAGGCGGCGACGACCGTGAGCTCGAGGACGATGTACAGGACGGACCGACCATCGGGATCCTGGTCGCCCGCCACCGGTGTCGATGTCCTCCTCCAGCGCCCCAACGGCAAGGTGGCGCCGGTACCCCCGGGGTGGGGACACCTACCGGACGCCGCCGCCCTGCCTGGCGAGGTCCGGTAGGCGTTGCCGTGGCGCCGTGTGTCGGGTGGGTGGTGTCAGCTGGAGGTGGCGACGGGATCGAGGTGGTGTTGGCGGATGCGGCGCAGGGTGAGGGTGGCGCCCAAGCCGGTGGCGGTAGCGCCTGCGGTGGCGATGGTCAGGCTGGGGGTGAGGTGCTCGGTGAGGAGCCCGGCGGTGAGCAGGCCGAGGCCTTGGGCGGCGAGGAGACCGGCGGAGGCGAGGGCGATGCCTTGGCCGCGGAGCTGTGCGGGGATGAGGTCGACGAACTCGGTGACGACCTGGATCTGGTAGCCGGTGAACGCGCCGGCAGCGGCGAACAGGCCACAGACCAGCACGAGTCCGGGGCGGGTGGCGCAGAGAATGAGGGGGATTCCGGTGGCGGTGGCGAAGGGTCCGAGGAGACGGGCGCGGGTGGGAGTGGTGAGCAGGCGGGTGTAGGCGAGGGTGCCGAGCAGGACCCCGGTGGGTCCGGCGGCCAGCAGGACCCCCACCGCGGTGGGTCCGGCGTTCAGCTCGGCGGCATACGGCGCGGCGAGGCCTTCGGGGACCACG contains these protein-coding regions:
- a CDS encoding DUF3311 domain-containing protein, whose product is MGLASLPFLGILGGAGFANRTEPYVLGLPFLMAWIVLWVVATSGLLAIVYALDPANRGPQLPDDEVATS